A stretch of the uncultured Desulfobacter sp. genome encodes the following:
- a CDS encoding helix-turn-helix domain-containing GNAT family N-acetyltransferase, which produces MVVDRIRAFNRFYTGKIGLLTNRFLKSEYSLVQARLLYEISDTAPLHAADLIRALGLSADYLSKILSKFEAQGLITRSPSPGDARKQVITLTSDGVAAYSRLKEKSNIHIASLIETLTPEEKSDLVNAMNRIEEILTPQKAGFVTIRSHKPGDIGYVIHRHGVIYAREYGFNAEFDAYVASGMAGFIENKTPEENLWIAECRNRFAGAVAIVRHDAHTAQLRWLIVEPEARQKGIGAQLVNQAVRFAADNGYRVIILWTIDFLDSARRLYANTGFQIAETKVSQVWGKTLTEECWRLNLA; this is translated from the coding sequence ATGGTCGTAGATAGAATTCGGGCATTTAACCGCTTCTATACGGGTAAAATCGGACTGCTTACCAATCGTTTCCTTAAAAGCGAATACTCGCTGGTTCAGGCCAGATTGCTCTATGAAATCAGCGACACAGCCCCCCTCCATGCTGCGGACCTGATAAGGGCCTTAGGACTTTCTGCAGATTATCTTAGTAAAATCCTCTCCAAGTTTGAGGCCCAGGGGCTTATTACACGATCGCCGTCCCCAGGGGATGCCAGAAAACAAGTCATTACGCTTACTTCGGATGGTGTGGCAGCGTATTCCAGATTAAAAGAGAAATCAAACATCCATATTGCATCTCTTATTGAGACATTGACACCAGAAGAAAAATCAGACCTGGTGAACGCGATGAACCGAATTGAAGAAATTCTAACACCCCAAAAGGCAGGGTTCGTAACCATCAGATCCCACAAGCCCGGCGATATTGGATACGTCATCCATCGCCATGGTGTGATCTATGCCCGGGAGTATGGTTTCAACGCAGAGTTTGACGCTTATGTTGCCAGTGGAATGGCAGGGTTTATCGAAAATAAAACGCCGGAGGAAAATCTTTGGATTGCCGAGTGCAGGAACCGTTTCGCAGGTGCCGTGGCTATTGTTCGTCACGATGCTCACACGGCTCAATTAAGATGGCTCATTGTGGAACCCGAAGCACGTCAAAAAGGGATAGGGGCGCAACTGGTAAACCAGGCTGTCAGATTCGCGGCAGACAACGGATACCGTGTCATTATATTATGGACCATTGATTTTTTGGATTCTGCCCGCCGCCTTTACGCCAACACCGGGTTTCAAATAGCTGAAACAAAAGTCAGTCAAGTCTGGGGTAAAACCCTTACCGAAGAATGCTGGCGACTTAATCTGGCTTGA
- a CDS encoding response regulator gives MPNAIIADDSRSVRAILKMLLIELGFTVVAEVENGKEAVTEVEKHEVDLVLLDINMPVMTGDSAIDPILDLNPEVIIIIMTSVSERNIVEKCLNLGASNFIVKDNNWDHIRSTIRETWELNKVD, from the coding sequence ATGCCTAATGCGATAATTGCAGACGATAGTCGTTCTGTGAGAGCTATACTGAAAATGCTTCTGATTGAACTGGGTTTTACCGTGGTAGCTGAAGTTGAAAACGGCAAAGAAGCCGTCACCGAAGTTGAAAAACATGAAGTTGATCTCGTACTGCTTGACATAAATATGCCGGTAATGACTGGCGATAGCGCAATTGACCCGATTCTTGATTTAAACCCGGAGGTTATTATAATTATAATGACTTCTGTTTCGGAGCGAAATATTGTGGAAAAGTGTCTGAACCTTGGCGCGTCCAACTTTATTGTCAAAGACAATAATTGGGATCATATACGTTCTACAATCCGTGAAACATGGGAATTGAACAAAGTGGACTGA
- a CDS encoding pentapeptide repeat-containing protein, giving the protein MEFTGLKTTLEPSDWENRFSEEHYDLLRKCSDSGSSKEWALYRRKNRKLPILLEGANLEELDLSKIDLKNAHLKEASFCRSILKQTMFMNADLRNTKFDGADISGAKFTAADIQNTRFTSALAKSVDFTFARLMHTDFHEADLAQTNFDRADLTRAVFHAADLTKCTLKHSNLKAITLTESQLYGTVFNAAIVNGRTLIWDCAVDLTTDFTGVGISEARVEPQLRSRFETNIRRIWWLGYIEMKKRQLGSFTKIGIKPSRLMQWVLRYFTILIIDLFWWITDYGSSTGRVLKSLLLVSLFFAVLYTLFPSLTSEHVEKLSPGLRFVRSFYFSVVTTTTVGFGDISASKTSIISNVVVLLHVMIGYMLLGALIVRLGILFQTLPEAEVTLPLNNENSADKENKNA; this is encoded by the coding sequence ATGGAATTTACCGGGTTAAAGACAACACTGGAGCCTTCTGATTGGGAAAATCGCTTTTCAGAAGAACACTATGATCTCCTTCGAAAATGTAGTGATTCCGGGAGCAGCAAGGAGTGGGCCCTCTATCGCCGTAAAAACAGAAAACTTCCAATTCTTCTCGAAGGTGCTAATCTCGAAGAGCTTGATCTTTCAAAAATAGACTTGAAAAATGCTCATCTGAAAGAGGCTTCTTTTTGTCGCAGCATATTAAAACAAACGATGTTTATGAATGCTGATTTACGAAATACGAAATTTGATGGCGCTGATATTTCGGGGGCAAAGTTCACTGCTGCTGATATTCAAAATACCCGTTTTACCTCTGCTTTGGCAAAAAGCGTTGATTTTACGTTTGCCAGACTGATGCACACCGATTTTCATGAAGCCGATTTGGCCCAAACAAATTTTGATCGTGCAGACCTCACAAGAGCTGTATTTCATGCAGCTGATTTAACTAAATGTACGCTCAAGCATTCAAATCTTAAAGCCATAACATTGACTGAATCACAGTTGTATGGAACTGTTTTTAATGCTGCAATTGTCAATGGCAGGACTCTGATTTGGGACTGCGCAGTTGATCTAACTACTGATTTCACGGGTGTTGGTATTTCGGAGGCACGTGTGGAACCGCAACTTCGTTCTCGTTTTGAAACAAATATTCGTCGAATATGGTGGCTGGGATACATTGAAATGAAGAAGAGACAACTGGGTTCTTTCACAAAAATTGGAATCAAACCATCAAGACTTATGCAATGGGTACTTAGATATTTTACGATATTAATTATAGACCTCTTTTGGTGGATCACCGATTATGGTTCCTCTACCGGAAGAGTATTGAAGTCATTGCTGCTTGTATCCCTCTTCTTTGCAGTCCTTTACACGCTGTTTCCTTCGTTGACCAGTGAACATGTGGAAAAACTTAGTCCAGGTCTACGTTTTGTCAGATCATTCTATTTTTCGGTGGTAACGACTACGACTGTTGGTTTTGGCGATATCTCTGCTTCAAAAACTTCGATTATCAGCAATGTTGTTGTCCTGCTCCATGTTATGATAGGATATATGCTCTTGGGTGCATTGATTGTACGACTGGGAATACTATTTCAAACGCTCCCTGAAGCGGAGGTTACCCTACCGCTTAACAACGAAAACTCAGCCGATAAGGAAAATAAAAATGCCTAA
- the bioD gene encoding dethiobiotin synthase, which produces MNGFFVAGTDTDAGKTIVTAALVRQMRMQGIDAVPMKVIQTGGGFTQDGSPISPDFEVYCSASSFIRNGDEKKDMIPLSFCAPCSPHMASRMEGHSCDTGLILAALKRLCARHDLVIAEGAGGINVPLSNTITSLDLIKEMGLPIILVIRNVLGCINHALNTIQVLRLHKIPILGAVMIETSPPKDCDTFILEDNPEIIRLIGDLPILANLPFIEKAQPGTESFWSALDVYMSGIVDALFRTEAKTAID; this is translated from the coding sequence ATGAATGGATTTTTTGTTGCCGGAACAGATACAGACGCGGGTAAAACAATTGTTACTGCGGCTTTGGTCCGTCAAATGCGAATGCAAGGCATAGATGCCGTGCCAATGAAAGTGATTCAGACCGGAGGCGGTTTTACCCAGGACGGCTCCCCTATTTCCCCTGATTTTGAGGTCTATTGCAGCGCCTCGTCCTTTATTAGGAATGGGGATGAGAAAAAGGATATGATCCCCCTGTCGTTTTGTGCCCCCTGTTCTCCCCATATGGCGTCCCGGATGGAAGGGCACTCGTGTGATACCGGGTTGATACTGGCTGCGCTCAAACGGCTTTGCGCGAGACATGACCTGGTTATTGCCGAAGGCGCAGGGGGAATTAATGTGCCTTTGTCAAACACGATTACAAGCCTTGATCTCATAAAAGAAATGGGACTGCCCATTATTCTGGTCATTAGAAACGTTCTGGGGTGTATCAACCACGCCCTCAATACCATCCAGGTTTTGAGGTTGCATAAGATTCCAATTCTGGGCGCGGTTATGATCGAAACAAGCCCCCCAAAAGATTGCGATACATTCATCCTTGAGGATAATCCGGAGATTATACGCCTGATCGGAGATCTTCCCATTCTGGCGAACCTGCCGTTTATTGAAAAGGCGCAGCCCGGTACAGAGTCGTTCTGGTCTGCCCTGGATGTTTACATGAGCGGTATTGTCGACGCGCTTTTTAGAACGGAAGCAAAAACGGCCATAGATTAA
- the bioA gene encoding adenosylmethionine--8-amino-7-oxononanoate transaminase has translation MNSAETFQAFDKQHIWHPYTSMADPIDVYMVKKAEGVHIHLADGRVLTDGMSSWWAAIHGYNHPVLNRALHEQIQNMSHIMFGGLTHEPACILAEKLISIVPQGLEHIFFSDSGSVAVEVAIKMAIQYQHALGKHGKKKLLTVKKGYHGDTFAAMGVCDPVQGMHSLFKSVLPQAFFAQAPQCSFFDTWDETDTAQMASLIDEHHQEIAAVILEPVVQGAGGMRFYHPNYLKQLRALCNRYDILLIFDEIATGFGRTGKLFAAQWAEICPDIMCIGKALTGGYISFAATLATSEVARGISAKGGVFMHGPTFMGNPLACAVANAGLDLLMTGAWQTQVAAIQRLLTEHLAPARGLKGVKDVRVLGAIGVIELEEEVDMPVIQNMFVQAGVWIRPFGRLVYTMPPYVCKKEDVVKISQTMCQVLDNYLMLHQKPSGTIE, from the coding sequence ATGAACAGCGCTGAAACATTTCAGGCCTTTGATAAACAACACATCTGGCACCCTTATACCTCAATGGCCGATCCCATCGATGTTTATATGGTAAAAAAAGCGGAAGGGGTCCACATTCACCTTGCCGACGGCAGGGTATTAACCGACGGTATGTCTTCATGGTGGGCTGCCATTCACGGGTATAACCATCCGGTGCTGAACCGGGCGCTTCATGAACAGATCCAAAACATGAGCCATATCATGTTTGGCGGCCTGACCCATGAACCGGCCTGCATTCTAGCTGAAAAACTGATATCTATTGTCCCCCAAGGACTTGAACATATCTTTTTTTCCGATTCCGGATCCGTTGCGGTTGAGGTGGCTATCAAGATGGCCATCCAGTACCAGCACGCTTTGGGAAAGCACGGAAAAAAGAAGCTGCTCACGGTAAAAAAGGGGTATCACGGTGATACTTTTGCCGCCATGGGCGTGTGTGACCCGGTCCAGGGTATGCACAGCCTGTTCAAAAGCGTACTTCCCCAGGCGTTTTTTGCCCAGGCTCCCCAATGCTCTTTTTTTGATACCTGGGACGAAACAGACACGGCGCAGATGGCATCGCTCATAGACGAACATCACCAAGAGATCGCCGCCGTCATACTTGAGCCGGTCGTTCAGGGGGCAGGAGGGATGCGTTTTTATCATCCCAACTACCTGAAACAGCTCCGTGCTCTGTGCAACCGGTACGATATACTCCTTATATTTGATGAGATCGCCACGGGGTTCGGCCGCACCGGAAAATTGTTTGCCGCCCAGTGGGCTGAAATTTGTCCCGATATCATGTGCATTGGCAAGGCGTTAACCGGTGGATACATCAGTTTTGCGGCAACCCTTGCGACGTCGGAGGTGGCCCGGGGTATATCTGCCAAAGGCGGGGTTTTCATGCACGGCCCCACCTTTATGGGCAACCCTTTGGCCTGCGCGGTGGCCAATGCCGGCCTCGACCTGCTGATGACCGGGGCGTGGCAAACCCAGGTTGCGGCCATTCAGCGTTTGTTGACCGAGCATCTTGCACCGGCCAGAGGTTTAAAGGGGGTTAAGGATGTGAGAGTTTTGGGGGCAATCGGGGTGATCGAACTGGAAGAGGAAGTGGATATGCCGGTTATCCAGAATATGTTTGTCCAGGCCGGGGTCTGGATACGCCCATTTGGGCGGCTGGTCTATACCATGCCGCCCTATGTCTGTAAAAAAGAGGATGTGGTGAAAATTTCGCAAACCATGTGTCAGGTATTGGACAACTATTTAATGCTTCACCAAAAACCGTCAGGTACTATTGAATAA